The Tachysurus fulvidraco isolate hzauxx_2018 chromosome 4, HZAU_PFXX_2.0, whole genome shotgun sequence DNA window ATCCACAGCAACAACACCAGAAACAACTAGAGTTACAACTAATAACACCCCAACAAGTCAAATTTTTGAAACAACCACTGATACAAATGTGCCATCCaatacaacaccaacaacagtaTTTACCACCACAACTTTGTACACACCAGAAGCTATAACAACACCAACAAAACCAGAAACAACTGGAGTCACAACTACTTGCACCCCAACAAGAACAATTTATCAAACAACTGCTGCTACAACTGTGTCAttcactacaacaccaacaacagaatttACCACCACATCTTCATACAGAACACAATCAACAACAATCACAAGAACAatatcagcagaaacaactggagtAACAATGAATAACACCCCAACCAGTATGATAACAGAAACAACCACTGCTACCAATCTACCACCCAGTAGATCAACAACAATATTTAACGCAACAactttgtacacaacacaatcTACAACAAACACAGCAACAGCAATATCAAAAACAACTGGAATGGCAACTACTAGCACTCCGACAAGTACAATTTCTGAAACAACAACTTCTAAAACTGTACAAATCAGTAATTCAACAAAAGAATTTAACACAACATCTTTGTACACAACGCAAGCTTATACAAccacaaaaccaaaaacagcagaaatgaaTGGATTGACATCAACTAAAACACCAACAATTACAATTTATGAAACAACCATTGCTACAACTGTGccatacaatacaaaacaaacgaCAGAATTTATCACCACAGCTTTGCACACAACACAAGATACAAGGACTACAGCAACAAccacagcagaaacaactgaaatgaaACCTACAACCACCCCAACAAATACAATTTCAGGAACAAGCACTCCTAGAACTGTACCATCCAATACAACACAAAGAACAGATTTTGACACCAcgttatacacaacacaatctACAACAACCccaggaacaacaacaacagtaacaaCTGGAATGACAACTACTACCACCCCAAAAATTACAATTTCAGAaacaaccactgctacaactgTGCCATCTactacaacactaacaacaGAATATTACACGAGAATTTTATATACAACACAAGCTATAACATCGACAAGACCAACAACACCAGAAACAACCAGAGTGACATCTACCAACACACCAAAAACTGCTTTAACTGTATTATCCCATACAACACCAAGAACAAGTTTTGACTccacattatacacaacacaatctACAACAAccacagaaacaacaacagcagaaacaactagAGTGACATTGACTAACACAACAACAAGTAAAATTTCTGAAACAACAACTGATATCACTGTGCCATTAACTATAACACCACCAACAGTATTTACTACCGCAACTTTGTACACAAGACAAGTGTCAACAACTACAATACCACCCACTGCATTAACAACTACTAGTACCCTGACAAGTACAAATCCTGAAACAACTACTACAAAAGAAACAACCACTGTTATAACTATGCCATCAACAACACTCCCAGCAAGATATACcagtaaacatatatacacaacacaaggTACAACAGCCACAGCACCAATAATAACAGAAACAGCTGCACTGACATCTTTTAACAcccaaaaaaatacaatttcagAAACATCTGCTTCTACAACACCAATAAAAGAATTTTTGACCACAACcttatacacaacacaagctaCAACAACCAAACCACCAACAACATCAGAATCAACTGGACTGTCATCTACTAGCACTCCAACAAGTACAATTTCACaaacaaccactgttacaacatTGACATCCACAACTTTCCCAAGAACAGCATCATCTACCAGTACAAATGTATACACTACACAAGCTACAACTAGCACAGCACCAATAACAACAGAATCAAATACAGTGACAACTACTACCACTCTATCAAGTAACATTCTAGAGCCCACATTAACAGAGGAAACTACCACTAATACAACGagaataattaaagaaataacaCCAACAGATGACACGAGATTACATACAACTGTACAATCGACCACAGCCCCTAAAAAAGAATTTACCACTACAGAGAGCAGAACACAAACAACATCAACCACAGAACCAACAACATTTCAGGGGCCAAAATTAGAGGAAATCACCAAAGCCTCAAATGTATCATCATCTGCAACATCAAAACTGACAACTAATAATTTATCTACAAGACAGGCTACAATAACCACAGAAGCTTCTGCAGAAAACTATACAAGTGTTCCTTTTAAAGTTAATACATTTGAAAATCCAACAACTACAGAAAAAAGAACGAAAGCTACAactgtacaatacactacaataaCAGCAGAATTTGCCAATGCGACAATACAAAATGGAAACTCAACAACTGCAAATATAACTAAATCTACACTGACTACTGATCACATAAGTGCAATTCAAGAAAGAACAACTACAAAAGAAACAACCACTACTACATCTGTACCATCATCTACAGCACTGGCAACAGAGCTGAATTCTGGGATTGAGTACACAATACAATCTATAATAACTACAGAACCTACAAATGAGAAAACAACTACAAAACAACTCACAACAGCTAAAGAAGAAACCATGGTCATTTTATCCAATACAAATGCTACAACCATTAAAGAACCAACTACACAAGCAGCTCCCACAGTAATGTATGTTGATGTACTTTCAATAGGTATATTTACTCAAAAGTTTGTGACCCCTTTggaaatttctatatttctgcataaatattttacaaaacatCACCAGAATGTTACACAAGTTCTAAAAGCAGACAAAATTAACCCAATcaaacaaatcagacaaataTGTTATGTGTGGTAATGATTCTATACAGTAAATTGTTacaatattagatatatttgaaTGGCAAAAGGATATGAAGTTACTATTTAATTTAAAGGTCAAATTAGAGTTTGTTTTCAATCAATAGAAACTCCATTAATATATACTTAATGTTAGTTTCCATTCATTGAAATCCTAAACACTAATATGACCTTGAAATTTCTGCCACAtactatttaatatatattttatctctatttttatttattatg harbors:
- the LOC113646529 gene encoding mucin-2-like — protein: MTPPTTAETTGVTTTITSTTTTPPETSVVTTATNRINITNLTSTTTPTTEFSTISVYTKQASTTAETTGLTSTNTTSTISKTSSATTVPFNTTPKTEFNNTSLYTTQFTRTTTTTAGTTGVTTTTTPRSLIYDTTNTTHLTFTTTPTTQASTTTATKSAETTGVKSTNTTSTISEKVSATTVPFTTTPTKEYTTPTLYTKQATTTTPSTTAETTGVTITSTLPSTISETTSVTTVPFTTTPKTEFNTSFSTRQTTTSTATTTAETTRMTSTNITTTTTSLYTTQSRMTPPTTAETTGVTTTITPTITIYGTTNTTNLTSTTTPTTKFSTISVYTTQASTKTATTSAETTGVMSTNTTSTISEKISATTVPFTTTPTKEYTTPTLYTTQATTTTPSTTPETTGVTSSNTTSTISEKNTATSVPSSTSTAGFTTTSLYTRQATTSTATTPETTRVTTNNTPTSQIFETTTDTNVPSNTTPTTVFTTTTLYTPEAITTPTKPETTGVTTTCTPTRTIYQTTAATTVSFTTTPTTEFTTTSSYRTQSTTITRTISAETTGVTMNNTPTSMITETTTATNLPPSRSTTIFNATTLYTTQSTTNTATAISKTTGMATTSTPTSTISETTTSKTVQISNSTKEFNTTSLYTTQAYTTTKPKTAEMNGLTSTKTPTITIYETTIATTVPYNTKQTTEFITTALHTTQDTRTTATTTAETTEMKPTTTPTNTISGTSTPRTVPSNTTQRTDFDTTLYTTQSTTTPGTTTTVTTGMTTTTTPKITISETTTATTVPSTTTLTTEYYTRILYTTQAITSTRPTTPETTRVTSTNTPKTALTVLSHTTPRTSFDSTLYTTQSTTTTETTTAETTRVTLTNTTTSKISETTTDITVPLTITPPTVFTTATLYTRQVSTTTIPPTALTTTSTLTSTNPETTTTKETTTVITMPSTTLPARYTSKHIYTTQGTTATAPIITETAALTSFNTQKNTISETSASTTPIKEFLTTTLYTTQATTTKPPTTSESTGLSSTSTPTSTISQTTTVTTLTSTTFPRTASSTSTNVYTTQATTSTAPITTESNTVTTTTTLSSNILEPTLTEETTTNTTRIIKEITPTDDTRLHTTVQSTTAPKKEFTTTESRTQTTSTTEPTTFQGPKLEEITKASNVSSSATSKLTTNNLSTRQATITTEASAENYTSVPFKVNTFENPTTTEKRTKATTVQYTTITAEFANATIQNGNSTTANITKSTLTTDHISAIQERTTTKETTTTTSVPSSTALATELNSGIEYTIQSIITTEPTNEKTTTKQLTTAKEETMVILSNTNATTIKEPTTQAAPTVISGSAVVQTTMVFNSSSPVPSESLVLSVIQTLLSARLTNLSDSVKVLNFTYEKMSDFCYVVKFRFNVSNISMSQNPELVNDTYNQVESIINNVVSVHHYVLNDILTNIQRWRWIQLLR